The DNA segment TGCGCACATCCATCCCCACAAAGCACACCAGCGCAGCAGACGAAGAAAAACGACTCAGCGACCCGGTGCCCGCCACCAGTTGGAGTGACACCACAGGGCCGATCCCTGGGATGCTCTGCAACATCTGCACTTCCTGCTGGAGCTTTTCCTGGGCGTCCAGGGTCTGCTGCACACACGCTTCCAGGGCCTGCTGAGCCTCTTTGAGCTGCTTGATCAGCTGCGTCAACACCTCCAGCACTGCAGCTCACGGCTCACTGGGATGTGCAAGGGCTGAAGGGGGGTCTGGACTCTGGCTTGACGTAGATCCAACTTACCCGATCCACACTACA comes from the Deinococcus roseus genome and includes:
- a CDS encoding transposase; the encoded protein is MTQLIKQLKEAQQALEACVQQTLDAQEKLQQEVQMLQSIPGIGPVVSLQLVAGTGSLSRFSSSAALVCFVGMDVRMRQSGKHEAGRHLSKVGHAALRKAAYQAAVAASRSKSCLGCFIGR